A window of Apium graveolens cultivar Ventura chromosome 8, ASM990537v1, whole genome shotgun sequence contains these coding sequences:
- the LOC141676981 gene encoding uncharacterized protein LOC141676981 — protein MFILITIIIAYFLLILLLINKKQGSRFLASFDNIDRVRCGHGFLLWTLFKRCAQNSAMASATCRSASPLNSSRKKMDLKENDKPKKQQSSDVSNNRSPSTEGLTGRSPGGSTTMSELRSKIMTFRDKLDLSPCNASASILQLVILSVYDLHKLYPDIVPKQSMSETKGTSMNQALNAFCDAMRAVGDMWTNSNKWMIESTKYSLVNADLEQLALSMLDDMIKLLKEKMSTMMDDDEDEDMKHCLSLANVDESSFSESSTDKKTPQSDSPVTPTSVLPPLRTAHSVPLLPLRLRTVGKLKPIDLKRLAFHFPQEASQDFHPLNDMYRTVEEAKAESEGKKDNEEPTDTIELDCSSVFQEISAKRSSSMKQSSSPKRTAKSNSSIEPVSSPKRTAKVTSSDQPITSAKGSPVGAENLAETRSTVEPLSSEESSCAKPVSSSECSTKNFSTGEQLLAHKLLNTPSNSTKKAARSLLSAPKLSLSIKVPPPSSVACKELLNSPTVSTPTYPPPPPSTPTIESIALQLPSTKKPVNVATSPPPPQSTAVPPPPPLPTTTGNNAVPPPPPPPLSSNGSAPPPPMSLSTNAAPPPPPGGGKFLRPMKANSRLRRSSQIGNLYRQLKGKVEGFSLDGKSSQGRKSNAGSGASSGGSQGTSMADALAEMTKRSSYFLQIEEDVKNHAESIKEVRKNLTSFQATDMNELIKFHREVESHLEKLTDESQVLARFEDFPTKKLEALRMAAALYSKLEGIVTTLQNWKVVSPLNQLLDKVEAYFTKIKRDLDTLERTKDEESRKFQSHKIQFDFGILVRIKELMVDVSTNSMELALKERREAKAKQLEECKSKGDVKKMVSAKMLWRAFQFAFRVYTFAGGHDERADKLTRELAHEIETDPQ, from the exons atGTTTATCTTGATTACAATAATCATCgcttattttttattaatattattgttaattaATAAAAAACAAGGCTCGAGGTTTTTGGCATCGTTTGATAATATTGATCGTGTTCGCTGCGGCCACGGTTTTCTTTTGTGGACCTTATTTAAGAGGTGTGCCCAGAATTCGGCTATGGCATCTGCGACATGTCGCAGTGCCTCGCCATTAAATTCTAGCAGGAAAAAGATGGACCTCAAG GAAAATGATAAGCCAAAGAAGCAACAAAGCTCTGACGTATCAAATAATCGCAGTCCAAGCACCGAAGGGTTGACAGGGCGTAGTCCAGGAGGTTCTACAACAATGTCAGAACTTCGGAGTAAGATTATGACTTTTAGAGACAAACTTGACTTATCCCCTTGCAATGCCTCGGCTTCTATACTACAG CTGGTGATACTGTCTGTGTATGATTTGCATAAGTTGTATCCTGATATTGTACCAAAGCAGTCGATGTCAGAAACAAAAGGAACTTCGATGAATCAG GCACTGAATGCATTCTGTGATGCAATGAGAGCTGTTGGAGATATGTGGACAAATAGTAACAAGTGGATGATCGAATCCACGAAATACAGTCTCGTCAATGCTGATTTGGAGCAACTAG CATTATCAATGCTTGATGACATGATTAAACTGCTGAAAGAGAAGATGTCCACTATGATGGATGATGATGAAGACGAGGACATGAAGCATTGCTTATCCCTAGCTAATGTTGATGAAAGCTCTTTTTCAGAGTCGTCCACAGACAAGAAAACCCCCCAATCTGATTCTCCAGTTACCCCGACTTCAGTCCTTCCGCCCCTGAGGACTGCACACTCTGTGCCCCTCTTGCCTCTCAGACTTCGAACTGTTGGAAAACTAAAGCCCATTGATTTGAAGCGGCTCGCTTTTCACTTCCCTCAAGAAGCATCCCAAGATTTTCACCCACTAAATGACATGTATAGGACAGTTGAGGAAGCAAAAGCTGAGTCAGAAGGAAAGAAAGACAACGAAGAACCAACAGATACCATAGAGCTAGACTGTAGCTCGGTTTTCCAAGAAATTTCAGCTAAAAGGAGCTCTAGTATGAAACAAAGTTCGAGTCCTAAAAGGACAGCTAAATCTAACTCAAGCATTGAACCAGTTTCGAGTCCGAAAAGGACAGCTAAAGTTACCTCAAGTGACCAACCGATAACAAGTGCAAAAGGCTCCCCTGTTGGTGCAGAAAACCTAGCAGAAACTCGCTCAACTGTTGAACCATTGTCAAGTGAAGAGAGTTCATGTGCCAAACCAGTATCAAGTTCAGAATGCTCAACTAAAAATTTCTCGACCGGGGAGCAATTACTAGCACATAAACTCCTAAACACCCCATCAAATTCAACAAAAAAGGCTGCAAGATCTCTATTATCAGCACCAAAATTATCGTTATCAATAAAAGTACCGCCACCATCATCAGTAGCATGCAAGGAACTATTGAATTCACCAACAGTAAGCACGCCAACATATCCTCCACCTCCACCATCAACACCTACGATAGAATCTATAGCCCTACAACTGCCATCAACCAAGAAACCAGTAAATGTAGCAACATCTCCACCACCTCCACAGAGTACAGCGGTGCCTCCACCCCCACCACTTCCCACGACAACAGGAAACAATGCAGTTCCACCACCGCCTCCACCACCATTATCATCAAACGGATCAGCACCCCCACCACCCATGTCACTGTCCACTAACGCTGCACCTCCACCTCCTCCTGGAGGTGGTAAATTTCTGCGGCCCATGAAAGCAAATAGCAGACTCAGACGATCTTCCCAGATAGGTAATTTGTATCGACAGCTAAAGGGCAAAGTGGAAGGATTCAGTTTAGATGGTAAATCATCACAGGGGAGAAAAAGTAATGCGGGGTCAGGGGCTTCTTCTGGTGGAAGTCAGGGTACAAGCATGGCTGATGCATTGGCAGAGATGACGAAGAG ATCATCATACTTTCTGCAAATTGAGGAAGATGTTAAAAATCATGCCGAGTCAATCAAGGAGGTGAGAAAAAATCTCACCTCTTTCCAGGCAACCGATATGAATGAGCTAATTAAGTTCCACAGAGAAGTAGAGTCACATCTTGAGAAACTAACGGATGAATCGCAG GTGCTAGCACGGTTTGAAGATTTTCCTACAAAAAAGTTGGAAGCATTGAGGATGGCTGCAGCATTATATTCCAAATTGGAAGGGATTGTCACTACTCTACAAAACTGGAAAGTAGTGTCTCCCTTAAATCAACTTCTTGACAAAGTTGAGGCTTACTTCACTAAG ATCAAAAGAGATCTGGACACATTGGAAAGAACAAAAGACGAAGAATCCAGGAAATTCCAAAGTCACAAGATACAATTTGATTTCGGAATCCTTGTACGTATAAAGGAACTAATGGTGGATGTTTCTACAAACAGCATGGAACTGGCACTTAAG GAGAGAAGAGAAGCAAAAGCAAAACAACTTGAAGAATGCAAATCAAAAGGTGATGTTAAGAAGATGGTATCTGCTAAGATGCTGTGGAGGGCCTTTCAGTTTGCTTTCCGTGTGTACACTTTTGCTGGCGGACACGATGAACGTGCTGACAAGCTTACAAGAGAACTGGCACACGAAATTGAGACTGATCCTCAGTAA